CGCGATCACCACGATGCCGGGCTGGAAGATGAAGGGCAGGCCGAACGCGCTCGCCAGCGCCGCCGAGCCGGCGAGGCCGAGCGCGACGCCGACCATGCCGCCCGAGGCCGACATCACGACCGACTCGATGAGGAATTGCAGCAGCACGTCGCGCTCGCGGGCGCCGATCGCGAGGCGGATGCCGATCTCGCGCGTCCGCTCGGTCACCGAGACCAGCATGATGTTCATGATGCCGATGCCGCCGACCAGGAGGCTGATCGCCGCCACGGCGGAGAGGAAGGCGGTGAGCACGCCGGTCACACCCTGCACCACCTGGGTGATCTCCTGCATGTCCTCGACTTCGAAATCGTCGCTCTGGCCCGGCAGGATGTGGCGGCGCTCGCGCATCAGGCGCTGGATGGCGTCCTTCGCGTGTCCCATCTCGGCGGCGCTGGCGACCGAGATGCGGATCACGTTGACGTCGGTGTTGCCGGCGAGCTTGCGCTGCACCGCCTTGAGCGGCATCAGCACCAGCTCGTCCATGTCCTGGCCGAAGGACGAGGTGCCCTTGGGCTCGAGCAGGCCGATGACCTCGCAGGTCACCTTGTTGATGCGGATGCGCTCACCGACCGGGACCTGCTCGCCGAACAGGTCGCGGCGCACCGTCTCGCCCAGGAGGCAGACCGACTTGCCCGCGAGGATCTCGG
The nucleotide sequence above comes from Rhizomicrobium sp.. Encoded proteins:
- a CDS encoding ABC transporter permease, which codes for MLLNAFLLALREIRNNLLRAGLTTLGIVIGVGAVILMVTLGAGANRRVTSDINTIGNNLLILVPGQRNGPPTATTPFDMTTVDAVQRDVPGLAEVVPELAVQGVAVNGNRNHSTQVDGTTNAYLRSRNWNVTYGRDFSPAEILAGKSVCLLGETVRRDLFGEQVPVGERIRINKVTCEVIGLLEPKGTSSFGQDMDELVLMPLKAVQRKLAGNTDVNVIRISVASAAEMGHAKDAIQRLMRERRHILPGQSDDFEVEDMQEITQVVQGVTGVLTAFLSAVAAISLLVGGIGIMNIMLVSVTERTREIGIRLAIGARERDVLLQFLIESVVMSASGGMVGVALGLAGSAALASAFGLPFIFQPGIVVIAVGFAALVGVAFGFFPARRAARLDPIEALRHE